A window of the Coprobacter fastidiosus genome harbors these coding sequences:
- a CDS encoding sensor histidine kinase — MKLIYQIILRVSVALVILLTAWAAFFYFALQTEINDEVDDALENYSDMIIMQVLAGEKTLSSGDGSNNSYQIREVTREYAESRSAISYTDAKIYIPRLQDTEPARILKTIFQNDSGVYFELTVATPSFEKEDLRNSILNWIIVLYVTLLLIIIGINTWVFYRSMRPLYTLLHWLDDYTVGGENKLLKNDTKISEFKKLNDAAIRYARRTEQLFDQQKQFIGNASHEIQTPLAVCQNRLEWLTDNTELTEEQLVEILKTRQTIEYIVRLNKSLLFLSKIDSGQFTDNVSVNMNELLERQLDLYKDIYSYRNIKVELEKRSQLIVDMNESLATALVTNLLKNAYVHNSDNGYIRIITDASGIMFCNGADSGALDGERIFDRFYQGSKKKGSTGLGLAIVKAIGQYYGIEVDYRYVGGEHRFILSWNKLP, encoded by the coding sequence ATGAAGCTTATATATCAGATCATATTGCGGGTTTCGGTCGCCTTGGTGATTTTACTGACGGCTTGGGCGGCCTTTTTTTATTTTGCATTGCAGACGGAGATTAACGATGAGGTGGATGATGCGCTCGAGAACTATTCCGATATGATTATTATGCAGGTACTGGCAGGAGAGAAGACACTTTCATCAGGTGACGGGTCGAATAACAGTTATCAGATCAGAGAAGTAACCCGGGAATATGCCGAAAGCCGTTCGGCTATCAGCTATACGGATGCGAAAATTTACATTCCCCGTTTGCAAGATACCGAACCGGCAAGAATCTTGAAAACCATATTTCAAAATGACTCGGGTGTTTATTTTGAGCTGACTGTAGCGACACCTTCTTTTGAGAAAGAAGACTTGCGTAATTCTATTCTGAACTGGATCATCGTGCTATATGTTACTTTATTGTTGATTATTATCGGGATAAACACATGGGTTTTTTACCGGAGTATGCGTCCGCTTTATACATTATTGCATTGGCTGGATGATTATACTGTCGGGGGAGAAAACAAACTTTTGAAAAATGATACGAAGATATCGGAGTTTAAAAAATTGAATGATGCGGCGATTCGTTATGCGAGAAGAACCGAACAGCTCTTCGATCAGCAAAAGCAGTTTATCGGGAATGCTTCTCACGAGATACAGACCCCGTTGGCGGTTTGCCAAAACCGTCTCGAATGGCTGACGGACAATACCGAGCTTACGGAGGAACAATTGGTCGAAATCTTGAAAACCCGGCAGACGATCGAGTATATAGTCCGCCTCAATAAATCTCTTTTGTTCCTTTCTAAAATAGATAGCGGACAGTTTACCGATAATGTTTCTGTAAATATGAACGAATTATTGGAGCGGCAACTGGATTTGTACAAAGATATATATAGCTACCGGAACATAAAGGTGGAATTGGAAAAGCGCTCTCAGTTGATTGTTGATATGAATGAGTCATTAGCGACGGCACTTGTCACGAATTTATTGAAGAATGCCTATGTCCACAATTCGGACAATGGTTATATCCGTATCATAACGGACGCTTCGGGAATTATGTTTTGTAACGGTGCAGATTCCGGAGCTTTAGACGGAGAGCGTATTTTTGACCGTTTTTATCAAGGTTCTAAGAAGAAAGGATCGACCGGTTTGGGTTTGGCTATTGTTAAAGCTATAGGACAATATTATGGAATAGAGGTCGATTATCGGTATGTCGGGGGAGAGCATCGTTTTATCCTTTCATGGAATAAACTGCCTTAG
- a CDS encoding response regulator transcription factor produces the protein MKILIVEDEPSLRELMQRTLEKERYVVEVAATYGQALQKIEDYSYDCILLDIMLPDGSGLDLLDRFKALRKQGNVIIISAKDSIEDKVSGLDLGADDYLAKPFHLAELSARIKSVMRRNRGNGENTIKLGNVVVSPDKFQVSVNGADVPLLRKEYDILYYFILRPGHLVDKSVLAEAVWGDHIDQADNFDFIYAQMKNLRKKLRDAGAEIEIKSVYGFGYKLVVAG, from the coding sequence ATGAAAATTCTGATTGTCGAAGATGAACCTTCTTTGAGAGAGTTGATGCAGAGAACATTGGAGAAAGAGCGTTATGTTGTCGAGGTTGCCGCAACTTACGGTCAGGCTTTGCAAAAGATCGAAGATTACAGTTATGACTGCATTTTACTGGATATTATGCTGCCGGACGGTAGCGGTTTAGATTTGCTCGACCGTTTTAAAGCGTTACGAAAGCAGGGGAATGTCATTATTATATCGGCAAAAGATTCGATAGAGGATAAGGTGTCGGGTCTTGATTTAGGTGCGGATGATTATCTGGCGAAACCTTTTCATCTGGCGGAACTGTCTGCACGAATAAAAAGTGTGATGCGCCGTAATCGCGGGAATGGAGAAAATACGATCAAGTTGGGAAATGTGGTCGTGTCGCCCGATAAATTTCAAGTATCGGTAAATGGCGCTGATGTGCCTCTGCTTCGTAAAGAGTATGATATATTGTATTATTTTATTCTTCGTCCCGGTCATTTGGTCGATAAATCGGTATTGGCGGAAGCCGTATGGGGCGATCATATCGATCAGGCGGATAATTTCGATTTCATATATGCGCAGATGAAAAACCTGAGGAAAAAGCTGAGAGATGCGGGAGCTGAAATTGAAATAAAATCGGTGTACGGATTCGGTTATAAACTTGTCGTTGCCGGATAA